A window of Xylophilus sp. GW821-FHT01B05 contains these coding sequences:
- a CDS encoding TIM barrel protein: MRTAPDILISLAAFGAAEVRRHGQRYFTQLAQQAGADGVEVRGELLVDAAAELPALRASGHVRVYSSPEGLWRADGQLDGAALQRALDTAQQLGAPRLKMSIGGFASATGLPELRSRLADSPVELLIENDQTTSAGTLDALQRFFAAADAAGLALPMTFDMGNWHYLGECPLQAAAAFAPRVGYVHCKGVQRRPDKWVAVPLAESAAPWRAVLRALPAGLPWAIEYPLIGDELQAVTRHEIEQLRAIAAAHKETA, from the coding sequence ATGCGCACCGCGCCTGACATCCTGATCTCCCTCGCCGCCTTTGGCGCGGCCGAAGTGCGCCGCCATGGCCAGCGCTATTTCACCCAACTGGCGCAGCAGGCCGGCGCCGATGGCGTGGAGGTGCGCGGCGAGCTGCTGGTCGATGCCGCGGCCGAGCTGCCCGCGCTGCGCGCCAGCGGCCATGTGCGCGTCTACTCCAGCCCCGAAGGCCTGTGGCGTGCCGACGGTCAGTTGGACGGCGCGGCGCTGCAACGCGCGCTGGACACGGCCCAGCAGTTGGGCGCGCCACGGCTCAAGATGTCCATCGGCGGCTTCGCCAGCGCCACCGGCCTGCCCGAGCTGCGCAGCCGCCTGGCCGACAGCCCCGTCGAGCTGCTGATCGAAAACGACCAGACCACCAGCGCCGGCACGCTCGACGCGCTGCAGCGCTTCTTTGCCGCGGCCGACGCCGCCGGCCTGGCCCTGCCCATGACCTTTGACATGGGCAACTGGCACTACCTGGGCGAATGCCCGCTGCAGGCTGCTGCCGCCTTCGCGCCGCGCGTGGGCTATGTGCATTGCAAGGGCGTGCAGCGCCGGCCCGACAAATGGGTGGCGGTGCCGCTGGCGGAATCCGCCGCGCCCTGGCGCGCGGTGCTGCGCGCCCTGCCCGCCGGCCTGCCCTGGGCCATCGAATACCCGCTGATCGGTGACGAGCTGCAAGCCGTCACCCGGCATGAAATTGAGCAACTGCGCGCCATCGCCGCCGCACACAAGGAAACCGCATGA
- a CDS encoding ABC transporter permease has product MSELTSTLVAPAALRPPVPAKARRLGLSRGVRLLLAWPVPLALLALWWLAARYEWVAPQVLPAPDVVAATFRDLLVSGELWDNLVVSFWRVVWGFVAGASVGLLLGVAMGLSASVKDYIYPTFKAFSQIPVLGWLPLLMLLVGIDEALKIILIAKAAAVPIALNTYKGIQNVPTQYIELARVYGFSRRQLLQKVVFPAALAPIWNGIRYGLTHAWLALVVVELLASSEGLGYMIVYGRQLFQLDVVMAAVVVVGAVGFALDKLLALTEAWLLRWRRQ; this is encoded by the coding sequence ATGTCCGAACTCACTTCGACCTTGGTCGCGCCGGCTGCGCTGCGGCCACCGGTGCCGGCCAAGGCGCGCCGCCTTGGCCTGTCGCGCGGCGTGCGCCTGCTGCTGGCCTGGCCGGTGCCGCTGGCGCTGCTGGCTCTGTGGTGGCTGGCCGCGCGCTACGAATGGGTGGCGCCGCAGGTGTTGCCGGCGCCGGATGTGGTGGCTGCCACCTTCCGTGATCTGCTGGTGAGCGGTGAGCTATGGGACAACCTGGTGGTGAGCTTCTGGCGCGTGGTCTGGGGCTTTGTGGCGGGGGCCAGCGTCGGGCTGCTGCTGGGCGTGGCCATGGGGCTGTCTGCCAGCGTCAAGGACTACATCTACCCCACCTTCAAGGCCTTTAGCCAGATCCCGGTGCTCGGCTGGCTGCCGCTGCTGATGCTGCTGGTGGGCATTGACGAGGCGCTGAAGATCATCCTGATCGCCAAGGCCGCCGCGGTGCCGATTGCGCTCAACACCTACAAGGGCATACAGAACGTGCCCACCCAGTACATAGAGCTGGCGCGGGTGTATGGCTTCAGCCGCCGGCAGCTGCTGCAAAAGGTGGTGTTCCCGGCCGCGCTGGCCCCCATCTGGAACGGCATCCGCTACGGCCTCACGCATGCCTGGCTGGCGCTGGTGGTGGTCGAGCTCCTGGCCTCGTCCGAGGGGCTGGGCTACATGATCGTTTACGGCCGTCAGCTGTTTCAGCTGGACGTGGTGATGGCGGCAGTCGTGGTGGTGGGCGCGGTGGGTTTTGCGCTCGACAAACTCTTGGCGCTGACCGAGGCTTGGCTGCTGCGCTGGCGCCGGCAATGA
- a CDS encoding ABC transporter permease encodes MSIHIPDPLQAAATAVSLEAGTLTAAPADAPARRLGVPRVLRGWVLPALLLLLWWAAVRFGWSTSPLLVAPAKVWQTAVAQAESGELWVALGASLWRNLAGFVLGASLGLLFGIALGLSRLFEALVGPSFHTLKQISLFAWIPLISVWFGLGDMAKVVFLSLAAFFPMVLNTFEGIRSVPRESLEVARVFAFSRWQLLTRVVLPAASPSIFAGVHLALIYAWLATLGAEYLLVSGKGIGNTMIDGREHFWMDLVLFGVIVVGLVGFSLNWLATQLEKRLLAWRGRSVAQFN; translated from the coding sequence ATGAGCATCCACATCCCTGACCCCTTGCAGGCAGCTGCCACGGCGGTATCGCTTGAAGCCGGCACGCTGACTGCGGCGCCGGCCGATGCGCCCGCGCGGCGTTTGGGTGTGCCGCGTGTCCTGCGCGGCTGGGTGCTGCCGGCACTGCTGTTGCTGCTGTGGTGGGCGGCGGTGCGCTTTGGCTGGTCGACCTCGCCGCTGCTGGTGGCGCCGGCCAAGGTCTGGCAGACGGCGGTGGCGCAGGCTGAGAGCGGTGAGCTGTGGGTGGCGCTGGGCGCAAGCCTGTGGCGCAACCTGGCGGGCTTTGTGCTGGGCGCTTCGCTGGGGCTGCTGTTTGGCATTGCCCTGGGGCTGTCGCGCTTGTTCGAGGCGCTGGTGGGGCCGAGCTTTCACACGCTCAAGCAGATTTCGCTGTTTGCGTGGATTCCGCTGATCTCGGTCTGGTTTGGCCTGGGCGACATGGCCAAGGTGGTGTTCTTGTCGCTGGCGGCCTTCTTCCCCATGGTGCTCAACACCTTCGAGGGCATACGCAGCGTGCCGCGCGAGTCGCTGGAGGTGGCGCGGGTGTTTGCCTTCTCGCGCTGGCAACTGCTCACCCGCGTGGTGCTGCCTGCGGCCTCGCCCTCGATCTTCGCGGGCGTGCACCTGGCGCTGATTTACGCCTGGCTGGCCACGCTGGGCGCGGAGTACCTGCTGGTGTCGGGCAAGGGCATAGGCAACACCATGATCGATGGCCGCGAGCACTTCTGGATGGACCTGGTGCTGTTCGGCGTGATCGTGGTCGGGCTGGTGGGCTTCAGCCTCAACTGGCTTGCCACGCAGCTCGAAAAACGCCTGCTCGCCTGGCGCGGCCGCAGCGTTGCCCAATTCAATTAG
- a CDS encoding ABC transporter substrate-binding protein — MKQRLWAVALALFTAVPALAAGLPQVIRLAAPEQGSSGHSFAGAQPLSLVYARKALEEEFAKDGVKIEWKFFKGAGPAINEGLTTKQLDIVYLGDLAGVIGRANGLKTRLVAGAARGTNSYLATTQGSGIQSFKDLKGKRVAVLRGTAYQLPFNRLLEEAGLGEKDVRFVNLDWPTSKAALVSKDIDATFGGTDLNLLKENGTALIPVSTRGKPARFSIQSGLIATQDFIDQYPDALVRVLKVVVQQARTASDDSQRAALYDDFVRASGLPLAIFRSEFEGTSIKARYSPLIDDGLVARYKEVVAGAKQIGIIRQSFDVDAWVDRRFIDRALRETGAEGFWEPTDAAGVALKP, encoded by the coding sequence ATGAAGCAGCGTTTGTGGGCCGTCGCGCTGGCCCTTTTCACCGCCGTGCCCGCCCTGGCCGCCGGCCTGCCGCAGGTGATCCGCCTGGCCGCGCCCGAGCAGGGCAGCAGCGGTCATTCCTTTGCCGGCGCGCAGCCGCTGTCGCTGGTCTATGCGCGCAAGGCGCTGGAAGAAGAGTTTGCCAAGGACGGCGTGAAGATCGAGTGGAAGTTCTTCAAGGGCGCCGGCCCGGCCATCAACGAAGGCCTGACCACCAAGCAGCTCGACATCGTCTACCTGGGCGACCTGGCCGGCGTCATCGGCCGCGCCAATGGCCTGAAGACCCGGCTGGTGGCGGGCGCCGCGCGCGGCACCAACAGCTACCTGGCGACCACGCAAGGGTCCGGCATCCAGAGCTTCAAGGATTTGAAGGGCAAACGCGTGGCCGTGCTGCGCGGCACCGCTTACCAGTTGCCCTTCAACCGCTTGCTGGAAGAGGCTGGGCTGGGCGAAAAAGACGTGCGCTTTGTCAACCTCGACTGGCCCACCTCCAAGGCAGCGCTGGTGTCGAAAGACATAGATGCCACCTTCGGCGGCACCGACCTGAACCTGCTCAAGGAAAACGGCACGGCCCTGATCCCGGTCAGCACCCGGGGCAAGCCGGCGCGCTTCAGCATCCAGTCCGGCCTGATCGCCACGCAGGACTTCATCGACCAGTACCCCGATGCGCTGGTGCGCGTGCTGAAGGTGGTGGTGCAGCAGGCACGCACTGCCTCGGACGACAGCCAGCGCGCCGCGCTGTATGACGACTTTGTGCGCGCCAGCGGCCTGCCCTTGGCGATCTTCCGCAGCGAGTTCGAGGGCACCTCGATCAAGGCGCGCTACTCGCCGCTGATCGACGACGGCCTGGTCGCCCGCTACAAGGAAGTGGTGGCCGGCGCCAAGCAGATCGGCATCATCCGCCAGAGCTTTGACGTGGACGCCTGGGTAGACCGCCGCTTCATCGACCGTGCCCTGCGCGAGACTGGCGCCGAAGGCTTCTGGGAGCCGACCGACGCGGCCGGCGTGGCATTGAAGCCCTAA
- a CDS encoding sugar kinase, protein MTHSLDIAVFGEAMMMFVAAEPGPLEQVETFHRRMAGAEINVAIGLARLGLRVGWASRLGADSMGRYLLAALQQEGVDCAKVVRDPAQRTGFLFKGRVDDGSDPAIEYHRKGSATSLMGPDDVDTTWLAGARHLHATGVFAAISPSTLQAAHRCLDVARAAGRSISFDPNLRPTLWASTEVMRTEINRLAAKAQTVLPGLEEGHLLTGESTPEGVARFYRAAGAQLVVVKLGPEGAYYDDASAGTGYVPGFAVERVVDTVGAGDGFAVGVISALLEGRSVPDAVRRGSWIGARQVQVMGDSEGLPTRAELLEAGL, encoded by the coding sequence ATGACGCATAGCCTGGACATCGCCGTGTTTGGCGAGGCCATGATGATGTTCGTGGCCGCCGAGCCCGGCCCGCTGGAGCAGGTCGAGACCTTTCACCGCCGCATGGCCGGCGCCGAGATCAATGTGGCCATCGGCCTAGCGCGCCTGGGCCTGCGCGTGGGCTGGGCCAGCCGGCTGGGCGCCGACTCCATGGGCCGCTACCTGCTGGCCGCGCTGCAGCAAGAGGGCGTGGACTGCGCCAAGGTCGTGCGCGACCCGGCGCAGCGCACCGGCTTTCTGTTCAAGGGCCGCGTGGATGACGGCAGCGACCCGGCCATCGAATACCACCGCAAGGGCTCGGCCACCAGCCTGATGGGCCCGGACGACGTAGACACCACCTGGCTTGCCGGCGCGCGCCACCTGCATGCCACCGGCGTGTTTGCGGCCATCTCGCCCAGCACTCTGCAAGCCGCACACCGCTGCCTGGACGTGGCACGCGCCGCCGGCCGCAGCATCAGCTTCGACCCCAACCTGCGGCCCACGCTGTGGGCCTCGACCGAAGTCATGCGCACCGAGATCAACCGCCTGGCCGCCAAGGCCCAGACGGTGCTGCCCGGCCTGGAAGAAGGCCACCTGCTGACCGGCGAAAGCACACCCGAAGGCGTGGCCCGCTTCTACCGCGCGGCCGGCGCGCAGTTGGTGGTCGTCAAGCTCGGGCCTGAGGGCGCCTATTACGACGACGCCAGCGCCGGCACCGGCTACGTGCCCGGCTTTGCGGTAGAGCGCGTGGTGGACACGGTAGGCGCCGGCGACGGCTTTGCCGTGGGCGTCATCAGCGCCCTGCTGGAAGGCCGCAGCGTGCCAGACGCCGTGCGGCGCGGCAGTTGGATAGGCGCGCGCCAGGTGCAGGTCATGGGCGACTCCGAAGGCCTGCCCACCCGCGCCGAACTGCTGGAAGCCGGCCTGTGA
- a CDS encoding D-glycerate dehydrogenase — protein MSSTAARQQVLVFRELPADQLALLQAAHDVTVANPRNAAQKAAFDAALPQAQGLIGSSYPIDAAVLARAPQLRVVSSISVGVDNYDLAALRARGILLCHTPGVLTETTADTIFALLMATSRRVVELANLVRDGRWTQNIGPDLFGTDVHGKTLGLLGFGRIGQAVARRAALGFGMPVLYHARKPVDLQQHAPELAGRAQHTALDTLLAQSDIVVAALPLSPETRGLMGAREFALMKPGAIFINGGRGATVDEAALLQALDHGPLRAAGLDVFATEPLPLDSPLRTHPKLTALPHIGSATHETRHAMAAMATRNLLQALAGERPEAVYDTRTA, from the coding sequence GTGAGCAGCACGGCCGCACGCCAGCAGGTGCTGGTCTTTCGCGAGCTGCCGGCCGACCAGCTGGCGCTGCTGCAGGCCGCACACGATGTGACCGTGGCCAACCCGCGCAACGCCGCGCAAAAGGCCGCCTTCGACGCCGCGCTGCCGCAAGCGCAGGGCCTGATCGGCTCCAGTTACCCCATAGACGCCGCCGTGCTGGCGCGCGCGCCGCAATTGCGGGTGGTGTCCAGCATCTCGGTCGGTGTGGACAACTACGACCTGGCCGCGCTGCGGGCGCGCGGCATTCTGTTGTGCCACACGCCCGGCGTGCTGACCGAGACCACCGCCGACACCATTTTTGCGCTGCTGATGGCCACCAGCCGCCGCGTGGTCGAGCTGGCCAACCTGGTGCGCGACGGCCGCTGGACGCAGAACATAGGCCCGGACCTGTTCGGCACCGACGTGCACGGCAAGACCCTGGGCCTGCTCGGCTTTGGCCGCATTGGCCAGGCCGTGGCGCGACGTGCCGCGTTGGGCTTTGGCATGCCGGTGCTCTACCACGCGCGCAAGCCGGTGGACTTGCAGCAGCACGCACCCGAGCTGGCCGGCCGCGCACAGCACACCGCGCTGGATACCTTGCTGGCCCAATCCGACATCGTCGTCGCCGCCCTGCCGCTATCGCCCGAGACACGCGGCCTGATGGGCGCGCGCGAATTCGCGCTGATGAAGCCCGGCGCCATCTTCATCAACGGCGGCCGTGGCGCCACCGTCGATGAAGCCGCCCTGCTGCAGGCACTGGACCACGGCCCCCTGCGCGCCGCCGGCCTGGACGTGTTCGCCACCGAGCCGCTGCCGCTGGATTCACCGCTGCGCACGCACCCCAAGCTCACCGCCCTGCCCCACATAGGCTCGGCCACGCACGAGACGCGGCATGCGATGGCGGCGATGGCTACGCGCAACCTGCTGCAGGCGCTGGCGGGGGAGCGGCCGGAGGCGGTGTACGACACACGCACGGCTTAA
- the ppk2 gene encoding polyphosphate kinase 2 encodes MKTLSRKDYDQQMEPLQIELAHMARWVAATGQRVLVIFEGRDTAGKGGAIGAVSQHLNPRQCRVVALPKPTEREGTQWYFQRYVTHLPAAGEIVLFDRSWYNRAGVERVMGYATEAQVKAFLRQVPVFEQMLVDDGILLFKYWLATDQAQQEERFAERHNDPLKRWKLSPVDLEARKLYANYTSAREAMLKATHTRHAPWTLLDFNDQRQGRLTLVRDLLKRMPDTEVKEPLLALEPLPKKPLKERYGVLKPLKN; translated from the coding sequence ATGAAAACACTCTCGCGCAAGGACTATGACCAGCAAATGGAGCCGCTGCAGATAGAGCTGGCCCACATGGCGCGCTGGGTGGCGGCCACCGGGCAGCGGGTGCTGGTGATCTTTGAGGGGCGGGACACGGCCGGCAAGGGCGGTGCGATCGGCGCGGTGTCGCAGCACCTGAACCCGCGCCAGTGCCGCGTGGTGGCGCTGCCCAAACCGACCGAGCGCGAGGGCACGCAGTGGTACTTCCAGCGCTACGTGACGCATCTGCCGGCGGCCGGCGAGATCGTGCTGTTTGACCGCAGCTGGTACAACCGCGCCGGCGTGGAGCGGGTCATGGGCTATGCCACCGAGGCGCAGGTGAAAGCTTTTTTGCGGCAGGTGCCGGTGTTCGAGCAGATGCTGGTGGACGACGGCATTCTGCTCTTCAAGTACTGGCTGGCGACCGACCAGGCGCAGCAGGAAGAGCGCTTTGCCGAGCGCCACAACGACCCGCTCAAGCGCTGGAAGCTCTCGCCCGTGGACCTGGAGGCGCGCAAGCTCTACGCCAACTACACCAGCGCGCGCGAAGCCATGCTGAAGGCCACGCACACCCGCCATGCGCCCTGGACGCTGCTGGACTTCAATGACCAGCGGCAAGGTCGGCTGACGCTGGTCCGCGACCTGCTCAAGCGCATGCCCGATACCGAGGTGAAAGAGCCACTTCTTGCGCTGGAGCCGCTGCCCAAGAAGCCGCTGAAAGAGCGCTACGGCGTGCTCAAGCCGCTGAAGAATTGA
- a CDS encoding ABC transporter substrate-binding protein, with protein MRTAFSEPSAPSAWRDAAMALLATALAAMLGLLLASWTAPAHAQGRPEAIRIGFSAAPVGTPPVSSGNAVAIAHWKGWLEDEFKADGIRIEWYFFRGAGPAVNESLSTGQLDFAAQGDLPAIVARAGGLKTRLLLASGARNNLYVAVPPDSPLRTIADLRGKRVALFKGTSGQLPTNRLLAEHGLAEKDLRAINLDYASMQAALTTRDIDAAFGGMELLKLRDAGVARILYSSRDDSPRFTRQNHVLVTEAFERAHPELVQRVVNVLVRAARWGSDETHREELLRQWGKGGTPYEAWREDLLGQPLKVRLSPLFDPLITGLYQDASQQLVEFRLTRRPVDVDAWIERKYLDRALREQHLENYWPRFDAQGRQAG; from the coding sequence ATGCGCACGGCCTTCTCCGAACCCTCCGCCCCCAGCGCCTGGCGCGACGCCGCCATGGCACTGCTGGCCACGGCGCTGGCCGCAATGCTGGGCCTGTTGCTCGCAAGCTGGACGGCGCCGGCCCATGCCCAGGGCCGGCCCGAGGCGATCCGCATCGGCTTCTCTGCCGCGCCGGTGGGCACTCCGCCCGTCAGCTCGGGCAATGCCGTGGCCATTGCGCACTGGAAGGGCTGGCTGGAGGACGAGTTCAAGGCCGATGGCATTCGCATCGAGTGGTACTTCTTTCGCGGTGCGGGCCCGGCCGTCAACGAGTCGCTGTCCACCGGCCAGCTTGACTTTGCCGCGCAGGGCGATCTGCCGGCCATCGTCGCGCGGGCCGGCGGCCTGAAGACGCGGCTGCTGCTGGCCTCTGGTGCGCGCAACAACCTCTATGTGGCGGTGCCGCCGGATTCGCCGCTGCGCACCATTGCCGACCTGCGCGGCAAGCGCGTGGCCTTGTTCAAAGGCACCAGCGGCCAGTTGCCGACCAACCGGCTGCTGGCCGAGCATGGCCTGGCCGAGAAAGACCTGCGCGCGATCAATCTCGACTACGCCTCCATGCAGGCCGCGCTCACCACGCGCGACATCGACGCCGCCTTTGGCGGCATGGAGCTGCTCAAGCTGCGCGATGCCGGCGTGGCCCGCATCCTCTACAGCAGCCGCGACGACTCGCCGCGCTTTACCCGCCAGAACCATGTGCTGGTGACCGAGGCCTTCGAGCGCGCCCACCCGGAGCTGGTGCAGCGCGTGGTCAACGTGCTGGTGCGCGCGGCGCGCTGGGGCTCGGACGAGACCCACCGCGAAGAGTTGCTGCGCCAGTGGGGCAAAGGCGGCACGCCCTACGAGGCCTGGCGCGAAGACCTGCTGGGCCAGCCGCTGAAGGTGCGGCTGTCGCCGTTGTTTGACCCGCTGATCACCGGCCTTTACCAGGACGCATCGCAGCAACTGGTGGAGTTCCGCCTGACGCGCCGCCCGGTGGACGTGGATGCCTGGATAGAGCGCAAGTACCTGGACCGCGCGCTGCGCGAGCAGCACCTGGAGAACTACTGGCCGCGCTTCGACGCGCAAGGCCGGCAGGCCGGCTGA
- a CDS encoding TauD/TfdA family dioxygenase — protein MSAVLSSSAATASDAVLDIRQLAGRIGAEVRGLRLSGSLAPETFAAVKAALLQHKVLFFRGQQHLDDAEHEAFGRLWGAIEPHPTVPSPDGRTLLELDSRHGGRANSWHTDVTFEVAPPQVGVLRAVVIPPLGGDTVWANTAAGYDSLPAPLKTLAESLRAVHGNDYDYAAQRSGDEAGAQTEGREKYRKVFTSTLFEAEHPVVRVHPETGERTLLLGHFAKKLVGYSSHDSQRIIEVLTAHILRLEHTVRWSWAQGDVAIWDNRATQHYAINDYGDAHRVVRRVTVSGDVPVGVDGQRSKALTAQPAAIADRVPA, from the coding sequence ATGAGCGCTGTCCTGTCTTCTTCCGCCGCCACCGCATCTGATGCGGTCCTCGACATCCGCCAACTGGCCGGCCGTATTGGCGCCGAGGTGCGCGGCCTGCGCCTCTCCGGCAGCCTGGCGCCCGAGACCTTTGCCGCCGTCAAAGCCGCGCTGCTGCAGCACAAGGTGCTGTTCTTTCGCGGCCAGCAGCATCTGGACGATGCCGAGCACGAGGCCTTTGGCCGCCTGTGGGGCGCGATCGAGCCGCATCCCACCGTGCCTTCGCCCGACGGCCGCACCCTGCTGGAGCTGGATTCGCGCCACGGCGGCCGCGCCAACTCCTGGCACACCGATGTCACCTTTGAAGTGGCGCCGCCGCAGGTCGGCGTGCTGCGCGCGGTGGTGATACCGCCCCTCGGCGGCGACACCGTCTGGGCCAACACCGCCGCCGGCTACGACAGCCTGCCCGCGCCGCTGAAGACGCTGGCCGAGTCGCTGCGCGCCGTGCATGGCAATGACTACGACTACGCCGCCCAGCGCTCTGGCGACGAGGCCGGCGCGCAGACTGAGGGCCGTGAGAAGTACCGCAAGGTCTTCACCTCTACCCTGTTCGAGGCCGAGCACCCGGTGGTGCGCGTGCACCCCGAGACCGGCGAGCGCACGCTGCTGCTGGGCCACTTCGCGAAGAAGCTGGTGGGCTACTCGTCACATGATTCGCAGCGCATCATCGAAGTGCTCACCGCCCACATCCTGCGCCTGGAGCACACCGTGCGCTGGAGCTGGGCGCAGGGCGACGTCGCCATCTGGGACAACCGCGCCACCCAGCACTACGCCATCAACGACTACGGCGACGCGCACCGCGTGGTGCGCCGCGTTACCGTCAGCGGCGATGTGCCGGTGGGCGTGGACGGCCAGCGCAGCAAGGCATTGACTGCACAGCCTGCGGCCATCGCGGACCGGGTGCCGGCATGA
- a CDS encoding ABC transporter ATP-binding protein: MAHAGTLSLRNVHKTYEVEGQALPVLSDITLSIAPGEFVSIVGSSGCGKSTLLRLVIGLDQDYQGEILLDGRRIVGTSLERGIVFQEHRLFPWLTVEQNIALGLLNAPLPAAEKQRSVQRHIELVGLQGFEKAHPYQLSGGMSQRVAIARALVNRPEILLLDEPFGALDAMTRAHLQQELHRIWQAEGITMILVTHDVEEAVYLGDKVVVMEPRPGRIRRIVPVELAHPRDRAGAAFAQAKEGVLREFAGLEQQAIEPPPKPPAATRRASDWHFAI; this comes from the coding sequence ATGGCACACGCCGGCACTTTGTCACTGCGCAACGTCCACAAAACCTATGAGGTCGAAGGCCAGGCGCTGCCCGTGCTCTCTGACATCACGCTGTCGATTGCGCCGGGTGAGTTCGTCAGCATCGTCGGCTCCAGCGGCTGCGGCAAGTCCACCTTGTTGCGGCTGGTGATCGGGCTGGACCAGGACTACCAGGGCGAGATCCTGCTGGACGGCCGGCGCATCGTCGGCACCAGCCTGGAGCGCGGCATCGTGTTCCAGGAGCACCGCCTGTTCCCCTGGCTTACGGTGGAGCAGAACATTGCGCTGGGCCTGCTCAACGCGCCACTGCCCGCTGCTGAAAAGCAGCGCTCGGTGCAGCGGCACATCGAGCTGGTGGGCCTGCAGGGCTTCGAGAAGGCGCACCCGTATCAGCTGTCGGGCGGCATGTCGCAGCGCGTGGCGATTGCGCGCGCGCTGGTCAACCGGCCAGAGATATTGCTGCTGGATGAACCCTTTGGCGCGCTCGACGCCATGACCCGCGCCCATCTGCAGCAAGAGCTGCACCGCATCTGGCAGGCCGAGGGCATCACCATGATCCTGGTCACCCACGACGTGGAAGAAGCGGTCTACCTGGGCGACAAGGTGGTGGTGATGGAGCCGCGCCCGGGCCGCATCCGCCGCATCGTGCCGGTGGAGCTGGCGCACCCGCGCGACCGCGCCGGCGCCGCCTTTGCGCAGGCCAAGGAAGGCGTGCTGCGCGAGTTCGCCGGCCTGGAGCAGCAGGCCATCGAGCCGCCGCCCAAACCACCTGCCGCCACCCGCCGCGCGAGCGACTGGCATTTCGCCATCTGA